One Oscillospiraceae bacterium genomic region harbors:
- a CDS encoding antirestriction protein ArdA has protein sequence MPYYDHNKDYPFAAFITNLGKYNEGELVGEWVKFPTTAEELKEVFKRIGIGQKDDFGQPYEEWFITDYDCYVDGLYSKLGEYESLDELNYLASKLDEMSESEYAQFQAGMEMGDHCGSLQEIINLTENLDCYEVYPDIHDYDDLGRYYIEELDVMQVPEHLQNYIDYEAYGRDVALEENGTFTDQGYVRDTGDSFHEYYDGERGSIPDEYRVMTFQDDLPEEEKSEWAMDIAFDMDEFFRQNDPQYAAEHPETHAAKEELYENLMAGRISALDEKLAALGQTQEDYLPSEIEKFKDATCYEEFLDFDPTEVKAALDDPEKSHADEMLSAAEKVASEKMTVLVVEPMKEPYVKEIDPDLHSLQAEVGGDIGATYPYSDPVALVCNDEGKLIGLDLNRGLRDENGEIYDIVAGTFLVVGLGEEDFASLSPELIQKYTEQFKTPERFMQINGNIVVLPVPAEKQDLAYLPDRFETGERIQTPRGSFQVTAMSREQMEAAGYGVHHISDDGKYLIMGNGTRAFAVAAEQPEKDNPLRTAEMTLEDDYGMIDGVINNGRRGEDLEKAQEYAERTTPEKSSIRERLEDAKRECAEHKPQEGKKPGRDVPEHDCL, from the coding sequence ATGCCATATTACGATCACAACAAGGATTATCCCTTTGCCGCTTTTATCACCAATCTTGGGAAATATAACGAGGGCGAGCTTGTGGGCGAGTGGGTGAAGTTTCCCACCACCGCCGAGGAATTGAAGGAAGTGTTTAAGCGGATCGGGATCGGCCAGAAGGATGACTTCGGCCAGCCCTATGAGGAATGGTTCATCACGGACTATGACTGCTATGTGGACGGTCTTTACAGTAAGCTGGGTGAATATGAGAGTCTGGACGAGCTGAATTATCTGGCGTCGAAGCTGGATGAAATGAGCGAAAGCGAATACGCACAGTTTCAGGCCGGTATGGAAATGGGCGACCATTGCGGCAGCCTGCAGGAGATCATCAACCTCACCGAAAATCTGGACTGTTATGAGGTTTACCCCGATATCCATGACTATGACGATCTGGGCCGCTATTACATCGAAGAACTGGACGTTATGCAGGTGCCAGAGCATTTGCAGAATTACATCGATTATGAGGCCTACGGCCGGGACGTTGCGTTGGAGGAAAACGGCACCTTCACGGATCAGGGCTATGTGCGTGATACGGGTGACAGTTTCCATGAGTATTACGACGGTGAGCGCGGCAGTATCCCCGACGAGTACCGGGTGATGACCTTCCAGGATGATCTTCCCGAAGAAGAAAAATCCGAGTGGGCCATGGATATCGCCTTTGACATGGACGAGTTTTTCCGTCAGAACGATCCGCAGTATGCGGCGGAGCACCCGGAGACGCACGCCGCAAAGGAAGAACTGTATGAAAATCTGATGGCCGGACGCATTTCCGCTTTGGATGAAAAGCTGGCAGCACTGGGGCAGACGCAGGAGGACTATCTTCCTTCGGAGATTGAAAAGTTCAAGGATGCCACGTGCTATGAGGAATTTCTTGATTTTGATCCGACGGAGGTCAAGGCCGCTTTGGATGACCCGGAGAAGTCCCATGCGGATGAAATGCTGTCCGCTGCGGAGAAGGTTGCCTCGGAAAAGATGACTGTGCTTGTAGTGGAGCCTATGAAGGAACCCTATGTGAAGGAGATTGACCCCGATCTCCATTCCCTGCAGGCGGAGGTCGGCGGAGACATTGGCGCAACTTATCCCTATTCTGACCCGGTGGCGCTGGTTTGCAATGATGAAGGAAAGCTCATAGGGCTTGACCTGAACCGTGGGCTGCGGGATGAAAATGGAGAAATTTATGATATCGTAGCAGGGACTTTCCTGGTGGTTGGACTTGGTGAGGAAGATTTTGCCTCCCTGTCCCCGGAACTGATTCAGAAATACACGGAACAGTTCAAAACGCCGGAACGATTTATGCAGATCAATGGCAATATCGTTGTTCTTCCTGTCCCAGCAGAGAAGCAAGACCTCGCTTACCTGCCAGACCGTTTTGAGACCGGCGAGCGCATCCAAACGCCCAGGGGCAGCTTTCAGGTGACGGCTATGAGCCGGGAGCAGATGGAGGCGGCCGGTTACGGCGTCCACCATATTTCCGATGATGGAAAGTATCTTATCATGGGAAACGGCACACGGGCCTTTGCCGTGGCAGCGGAACAGCCGGAAAAGGACAATCCTCTCCGCACCGCTGAAATGACGCTGGAGGATGACTACGGCATGATCGACGGCGTTATCAACAACGGCAGACGCGGCGAAGACTTGGAAAAAGCCCAGGAGTATGCAGAGCGGACAACGCCAGAGAAGTCTTCCATCCGTGAGCGGTTGGAGGACGCCAAACGGGAATGTGCCGAGCATAAGCCCCAGGAGGGCAAAAAGCCTGGCCGTGATGTGCCGGAGCATGACTGCCTATGA
- a CDS encoding DUF6050 family protein: MTRSEAIKAFFFKSVLPVIVALILYCIFKSACVKNGELDYVWLWILCGLPFGLHRMCLWIVPGGGSLGGGIALFALNFIIGGVIGGFVLAWRLIVAVWYVPLTVYRLIVG, encoded by the coding sequence ATGACAAGAAGCGAAGCAATCAAAGCATTTTTCTTCAAAAGTGTACTGCCCGTAATCGTGGCGCTGATCCTGTATTGTATCTTCAAATCTGCCTGCGTGAAGAACGGAGAGCTTGACTATGTATGGCTCTGGATACTCTGCGGGCTGCCGTTTGGCCTCCATCGGATGTGCCTCTGGATCGTGCCGGGCGGCGGCTCCCTGGGTGGAGGGATCGCCCTGTTTGCATTGAACTTTATTATCGGCGGCGTGATAGGCGGTTTCGTTCTGGCATGGCGGTTGATTGTGGCGGTATGGTATGTGCCGCTGACGGTGTACCGGCTGATCGTTGGATGA
- a CDS encoding relaxase/mobilization nuclease domain-containing protein: MAVTKTHPIKSTLKAAIDYICNPEKTDGKLLVSSYGCAAETADIEFSWTRRHAIDKGTNLGRHLIQAFQPGEVTPEQAHEIGMELAKEILGGKYEFVLTTHIDKDHVHNHLIFNAVSFTDHKHYHSNKRSYHYIRRTSDRLCKEHGLSVIIPGQDKGKSYIEHQAAQNGTSYKAKLKAAIDRLLPACSDLEELLHRLQREGYEIKRGKYISARAPDQERFTRLKTLGVDYTEEALAARIAGRSRPSHQPKPQNGKISLLIDIQNNIKAQQSAGFTHWAKLNNLKQAAKTMNFLTEHGISNYGELESKLAALSARRDTAHAEIKRVESRSTELALVMKHAGTYRQLKPLYDRYRKSNDKEKFLRGHESEIILFEAAARELKRLGAVPLPTTESMKTELANLNAEKERLLTEYKTARTEAQEYDTVKQNVDVLLAVPKEQEQQRRHELE, translated from the coding sequence ATGGCAGTTACAAAGACACATCCTATCAAGTCAACGCTGAAAGCCGCCATTGACTATATCTGTAACCCGGAAAAGACGGACGGAAAGCTGCTTGTTTCTTCCTATGGCTGTGCCGCCGAAACTGCGGATATCGAATTTTCCTGGACCCGCCGCCATGCCATCGACAAGGGAACGAACCTGGGGCGTCACCTGATCCAAGCCTTTCAGCCTGGGGAGGTTACGCCGGAACAGGCCCATGAGATCGGCATGGAGCTTGCAAAAGAAATCCTGGGCGGCAAGTATGAATTTGTACTTACCACCCATATAGACAAAGATCATGTTCATAACCACCTGATTTTCAATGCGGTCAGCTTTACGGATCACAAGCACTATCATTCCAACAAGCGGAGTTATCACTATATCCGCCGCACCTCCGACCGGCTTTGCAAGGAACACGGTCTGTCTGTCATCATCCCCGGACAGGACAAGGGCAAGAGCTATATTGAACATCAGGCTGCGCAGAACGGCACCAGCTATAAGGCAAAGCTGAAAGCGGCCATCGACCGACTCCTGCCAGCCTGTTCCGATTTAGAAGAACTGCTTCATCGCCTGCAGAGAGAAGGCTATGAGATCAAGCGGGGCAAATATATCTCCGCCAGAGCGCCGGATCAGGAACGATTCACCCGTCTGAAAACCCTGGGTGTGGACTACACCGAAGAAGCCCTTGCCGCCCGGATTGCCGGACGTTCCAGACCTTCCCACCAGCCGAAACCGCAGAACGGAAAGATCAGCCTGCTCATTGATATTCAGAACAACATCAAGGCGCAGCAGAGCGCAGGCTTTACCCATTGGGCGAAGCTGAACAATCTGAAACAGGCCGCCAAGACCATGAATTTCCTGACCGAGCACGGGATAAGCAACTATGGAGAACTGGAAAGTAAACTGGCCGCATTATCCGCACGGAGAGATACCGCTCATGCAGAGATCAAGCGGGTAGAAAGCAGAAGCACCGAACTTGCCCTTGTGATGAAGCACGCCGGAACTTACCGTCAGCTAAAACCGCTCTATGACCGATACCGCAAATCAAATGACAAAGAAAAGTTTCTGCGGGGGCATGAGAGCGAGATCATCCTTTTTGAAGCAGCCGCCAGAGAATTGAAACGGCTGGGGGCTGTGCCGCTGCCGACAACGGAAAGCATGAAAACGGAGCTTGCTAATCTCAACGCAGAAAAGGAACGGCTCCTTACGGAGTACAAAACCGCAAGAACCGAAGCCCAGGAATACGATACCGTCAAGCAGAATGTGGATGTGCTGCTGGCCGTTCCAAAGGAACAGGAACAACAGCGGCGGCATGAGCTGGAATAA
- a CDS encoding MobC family plasmid mobilization relaxosome protein, with protein sequence MANRKRNIQIKFYVTEDEKRLIDEKMSQLPTRRYGAYLRKMAIDGYIIYTDTADIKAFTKELSAIGRNINQIAKRINAGGPAYQADIDEIRERLDEIWQLQRHILSSQR encoded by the coding sequence ATGGCAAACCGAAAGCGAAATATTCAAATAAAATTCTATGTCACGGAGGACGAAAAACGGCTCATAGACGAAAAAATGAGCCAGTTACCCACACGCAGATATGGCGCTTACCTCCGCAAGATGGCGATTGACGGATATATCATCTATACGGACACCGCAGATATCAAGGCATTTACCAAAGAGCTTTCCGCCATTGGTCGGAATATCAACCAGATTGCCAAGCGGATCAACGCCGGAGGTCCTGCGTATCAGGCCGACATTGACGAGATACGGGAAAGGCTGGATGAGATATGGCAGTTACAAAGACACATCCTATCAAGTCAACGCTGA
- a CDS encoding AraC family transcriptional regulator encodes MSEIIDQFYTPLLIEHGFIRDPDNQQYGALGDCWKLSPEVGEGTYWTYGQKDLYDIKIHNFSFHEDFMLECSLPECLSITRYDSISGEELSPYRRLSAGCIKTFIGGYAPYKALIHKNIPIRSVGIEIAPAYYEDYLKKLYPEAQINPVDAFRKIDQTSDFPEMSRLLTEIKDYRGEGIAAKLFYEGKVAEAVSMVVEYQKKHPDKPAHKLSQQDIENLQIVAAYLSDHYAFDIPLERLTQIACMGTTKLKSCFKKYYDCTITEYVQQRRMSQAEYLLAYTELTVGQVAQTVGYSTSSRFAELFRKSTGLLPLEYRKNAQRK; translated from the coding sequence ATGTCTGAAATTATCGACCAATTTTATACGCCTCTGCTGATTGAACACGGTTTTATCCGTGACCCAGACAATCAGCAATATGGGGCATTAGGTGACTGCTGGAAACTTTCTCCCGAAGTTGGAGAAGGCACCTACTGGACTTATGGACAGAAAGACCTATATGATATTAAAATCCACAACTTTTCCTTCCACGAAGATTTCATGTTGGAATGCTCCCTGCCGGAATGTCTGAGTATCACTCGGTATGACTCTATTTCCGGGGAGGAATTATCTCCATACCGTAGGCTGTCTGCCGGTTGTATCAAAACATTTATTGGCGGCTACGCTCCATACAAGGCTTTGATACATAAAAATATTCCAATCCGTTCGGTTGGAATTGAGATTGCACCGGCATATTATGAAGACTACCTGAAAAAACTGTACCCAGAGGCGCAGATCAATCCTGTGGATGCATTTCGGAAGATCGACCAAACTTCCGACTTTCCAGAAATGTCACGGTTACTCACAGAAATCAAAGACTATCGCGGGGAAGGGATTGCCGCAAAACTTTTTTATGAGGGTAAAGTTGCAGAAGCTGTTTCAATGGTGGTTGAATATCAGAAGAAACATCCTGATAAACCAGCCCATAAGCTCTCTCAACAGGATATTGAAAATCTTCAAATAGTTGCCGCTTATCTTAGCGACCACTATGCTTTTGATATTCCCCTGGAACGGCTAACACAGATTGCCTGCATGGGAACAACAAAGCTCAAAAGCTGTTTTAAGAAATACTACGACTGCACCATCACAGAGTATGTTCAGCAGAGGCGTATGAGCCAAGCAGAATATCTGCTGGCATACACAGAGTTGACAGTAGGGCAAGTTGCCCAAACAGTAGGTTATTCCACTTCAAGCCGATTTGCAGAATTATTCCGCAAAAGCACTGGATTGTTACCATTAGAGTACAGAAAAAACGCACAACGAAAGTAA
- a CDS encoding MptD family putative ECF transporter S component, protein MSNQVNSINRGLTVKDLVTTGIFTALLFVFVLVGGVFFATNPVLTFFMPAGGGLLAGPIYLLLIAKVHKRWSLSIMGIIMGIIWFVTGMHWAFALGYLIMAIVADFVAGAGQYKSKKLNSLSYILFSLGGTGSYIVFFVDPNGWAQTMLGNGTEQGYIDTMQATANTGILIAMFAAVIITSAISAFVGCKMLKKQFEKAGITA, encoded by the coding sequence ATGAGTAATCAAGTAAATTCTATAAACAGGGGTCTGACAGTGAAAGACCTTGTGACGACAGGTATTTTTACTGCACTGTTATTTGTTTTTGTATTGGTGGGCGGCGTCTTTTTTGCAACGAATCCTGTACTTACTTTTTTCATGCCGGCAGGAGGTGGGCTGCTTGCTGGCCCCATTTATCTTTTGCTGATTGCAAAAGTACATAAGCGTTGGAGCCTTTCTATAATGGGCATTATCATGGGTATTATTTGGTTCGTGACCGGTATGCACTGGGCTTTTGCATTGGGCTACCTGATCATGGCGATTGTCGCGGACTTTGTTGCTGGTGCAGGGCAGTACAAAAGCAAAAAACTCAACAGCCTGTCTTATATCCTGTTCTCTCTCGGCGGCACTGGTTCGTATATCGTGTTCTTTGTTGACCCCAACGGCTGGGCACAGACTATGCTGGGAAACGGAACTGAACAGGGCTACATCGACACCATGCAGGCAACTGCAAATACTGGCATCCTGATTGCCATGTTCGCTGCTGTTATCATTACATCTGCAATCAGCGCTTTTGTAGGCTGCAAAATGCTGAAAAAGCAGTTTGAAAAAGCAGGTATTACAGCATGA
- a CDS encoding energy-coupling factor transporter transmembrane protein EcfT, whose protein sequence is MSGKRHKKGLWLDPRAKLFLILICVLSSMFAPSLAYQFVLVMLIAILGAFFGKWKYVIKAVCFYAVICVLTVWIMAEMTGTLRTMFIAFLGLFHKVYACGTLAGIVLTTTKVNEFLSAMNRVHAPKKLVIPMAVMLRYIPTIQEDWRYIKDAMRMRDVSPSLAGFLAHPGMTVECIYVPLLMAASKAADDLSVASVTRGIENPNPRTCLVQIKCGVADWGVMAVAVAYLIFELCVRGGVIG, encoded by the coding sequence ATGAGCGGTAAACGCCACAAGAAAGGGCTTTGGCTCGACCCACGGGCCAAGCTCTTTCTTATTCTTATATGTGTTTTATCGTCCATGTTCGCTCCTTCACTTGCATATCAATTTGTCCTTGTTATGCTGATTGCGATATTGGGTGCTTTCTTTGGAAAGTGGAAATATGTCATTAAGGCTGTATGCTTTTATGCGGTCATCTGTGTCCTGACAGTTTGGATCATGGCAGAAATGACAGGCACGCTGCGGACAATGTTTATTGCCTTTTTAGGATTGTTTCATAAGGTCTATGCGTGCGGAACCTTGGCTGGGATTGTTCTGACTACTACAAAAGTCAATGAGTTCCTGTCTGCTATGAACCGTGTCCACGCACCCAAAAAGTTAGTAATTCCTATGGCAGTTATGCTGCGGTACATTCCAACTATTCAAGAGGACTGGCGATATATCAAGGATGCTATGCGGATGAGAGATGTTTCACCTTCTCTGGCGGGCTTTTTAGCACATCCGGGCATGACGGTTGAGTGTATTTATGTGCCTTTGTTGATGGCAGCTTCAAAAGCAGCGGATGATCTTTCTGTTGCTTCTGTCACTCGTGGAATTGAAAATCCCAATCCACGCACCTGTCTTGTCCAGATAAAATGCGGAGTTGCCGATTGGGGTGTCATGGCCGTTGCCGTAGCTTATCTGATTTTTGAATTATGTGTGCGGGGAGGTGTGATTGGTTGA
- a CDS encoding energy-coupling factor ABC transporter ATP-binding protein has translation MIEFENVSFSYTGQEHGGLHDINLKISDGECVLFCGRSGCGKTTITRLVNGLIPQFYQGELHGRVLVDGQEISNIPMYQIAAKVGSVFQNPRTQFFNVDTDSEIAFGIENEARPPKKLAERVEQTTEDLRIQKLRNRNIFELSGGEKQKIAFASVYAMNPQIYLLDEPSSNLDMTSIQELKEHLRLIKKQGKTILIAEHRLYYLTELADRIVYLEKGEIKGIYTPEEFRQLSEPDREHMGLRAVDLQAVFPPKAHLPAPTPVLELRNVTLRYKKQTILHDIGLSAGRGEVIGVVGHNGAGKTTFSRALCGLHKDCDGQFLWERKPIERKARLKRSYMVMQDVNYELFADSVEAECSFGIRNPDQTLVNATLEELGLAPYRKRHPNTLSGGQKQRVAVAVSMICGKDLLVFDEPTSGLDFDSMTQVAGLIRRLSDMGKVIFIVTHDFEFVCRTCSRVLHFDEGEMPDDVSVIMEALPKLRELFSVSDGKER, from the coding sequence TTGATTGAGTTTGAAAATGTATCGTTTTCCTATACGGGGCAGGAACATGGTGGGCTGCATGACATCAATTTGAAAATTTCGGACGGAGAATGCGTCCTGTTCTGTGGCCGCAGCGGGTGCGGAAAAACAACGATTACAAGGCTGGTGAATGGACTAATCCCTCAGTTTTATCAGGGAGAGCTTCATGGCCGTGTGCTGGTAGATGGTCAGGAAATCAGCAATATCCCTATGTATCAGATTGCCGCTAAGGTTGGCTCCGTTTTCCAAAATCCACGGACGCAGTTTTTCAATGTTGATACAGACAGCGAGATTGCCTTTGGAATTGAAAATGAAGCTCGCCCTCCTAAGAAATTGGCTGAGCGAGTAGAGCAGACAACTGAAGATTTGCGTATTCAAAAGCTACGGAACAGGAATATTTTTGAGTTGTCCGGCGGAGAAAAGCAGAAAATCGCCTTTGCTTCTGTTTATGCCATGAACCCACAGATTTATCTACTGGATGAACCATCATCTAATCTGGATATGACTTCGATCCAAGAACTAAAGGAACATTTGCGGCTGATAAAAAAACAGGGCAAAACAATTTTGATAGCGGAACATCGTCTGTACTACCTGACGGAGTTGGCTGACCGAATTGTTTATCTGGAAAAAGGAGAAATCAAAGGAATATACACCCCGGAAGAATTTCGGCAGCTATCTGAACCTGACCGTGAACACATGGGGCTGCGGGCTGTTGATCTACAGGCGGTATTCCCACCAAAAGCCCACTTGCCTGCGCCTACCCCTGTATTGGAGCTGCGGAATGTGACGCTCCGTTACAAGAAGCAAACCATTTTGCATGACATTGGACTATCCGCCGGAAGAGGCGAAGTGATTGGCGTAGTTGGACATAACGGAGCTGGAAAAACTACATTTTCCCGCGCTCTCTGTGGGCTTCACAAAGACTGTGATGGACAATTCTTGTGGGAAAGAAAGCCGATTGAGCGTAAGGCAAGGCTAAAACGCTCCTACATGGTTATGCAGGATGTGAATTATGAACTTTTCGCTGACAGTGTGGAGGCAGAGTGTTCCTTTGGTATACGCAATCCAGATCAAACACTGGTAAATGCAACTTTGGAGGAATTGGGCCTTGCCCCATACCGGAAGCGCCATCCAAACACGCTTTCCGGCGGTCAAAAGCAACGAGTAGCAGTGGCTGTCAGCATGATTTGTGGGAAAGACTTGCTTGTATTTGATGAACCGACCAGCGGTCTTGACTTTGACAGTATGACGCAGGTGGCGGGACTGATCCGGCGATTATCCGATATGGGAAAAGTCATTTTCATTGTCACCCATGATTTTGAGTTTGTCTGCCGTACCTGTTCTCGTGTCTTGCATTTTGACGAAGGCGAAATGCCCGATGACGTATCAGTTATAATGGAGGCCCTCCCGAAATTGAGAGAGCTTTTCTCTGTTTCAGATGGAAAGGAGAGGTAG
- a CDS encoding ABC transporter ATP-binding protein/permease, translating to MKQKKENSMALLLHWAGEQKFWLFLAILLSMCSGLCIIVPYIGIYRLMDATFNNACTKELVVQTVAMIAAAVTLRFVLFGCSGVAAHKGAYGALFKVRCMVAEHMARAPLGALNERRTGDIKTVLNEDIEKLELFLAHNLPDLVCYLVGPVVIFIYLMTVNVPLALISLVPLVLAVVVMGAMFRNTDDLMERANQSITTLNSVMIEYIGGMKLIKAYNMGSKSFQKFSGAIHEENAMWNETSRRMGPPYAAFVVIIECGMLLMVPIGGMFFLKGSLTASALLLFVYVGSMYLTEIRPLQELGTNFANVLNAITKTKEILNIPIYEGGTDFPQKHDIELQNVRFSYDGKTDVLHGVNLKINDGERMALVGRSGAGKSTVIELISRFYDVQEGEVLIGGKNVKELDYDTILKNIAIVFQKTFLTRDSVLENIRMGSNATLEEVRAAAKEAQIDDFIMSLPDGYDTKVGSFGSRFSGGEKQRIAIARAILKNAPILILDEATSASDPENQMEIDKAIQNLCKGKTVIVVAHRLSALKMCNRVAVVENHTITNVGTHEEVRKTNAYYRKAWDDYETARNITYQLEGGEQYE from the coding sequence ATGAAGCAGAAAAAAGAAAACAGTATGGCATTGCTGCTCCATTGGGCCGGAGAACAGAAATTTTGGTTGTTTCTGGCAATCCTGCTGTCCATGTGCAGCGGGCTGTGTATTATTGTCCCATACATTGGGATTTACAGGTTGATGGATGCCACATTCAACAATGCCTGCACAAAAGAACTTGTGGTGCAGACTGTGGCAATGATTGCCGCTGCTGTCACCCTGCGTTTTGTACTGTTCGGATGTTCCGGCGTGGCTGCCCATAAAGGCGCGTATGGTGCACTGTTCAAAGTGCGCTGTATGGTGGCGGAACACATGGCCAGAGCGCCTTTGGGTGCCCTAAATGAACGGCGCACAGGGGATATTAAAACGGTTCTGAATGAAGATATTGAAAAACTGGAACTATTTCTGGCGCATAATCTTCCTGACCTTGTGTGCTATCTGGTTGGGCCGGTGGTCATCTTTATTTATTTGATGACCGTTAATGTTCCACTGGCGTTGATTTCTCTTGTTCCGCTGGTTCTGGCTGTAGTTGTAATGGGGGCGATGTTCCGCAATACCGATGATTTGATGGAACGGGCCAACCAATCCATTACCACACTAAATTCTGTTATGATCGAATATATCGGCGGAATGAAATTGATTAAAGCCTATAACATGGGGAGCAAGTCCTTCCAGAAATTTTCCGGCGCAATCCATGAGGAAAATGCCATGTGGAATGAGACTTCCCGACGTATGGGGCCTCCGTATGCAGCGTTTGTCGTTATCATTGAATGTGGAATGCTGCTGATGGTTCCGATAGGCGGGATGTTTTTCCTGAAAGGTTCACTGACAGCCAGTGCGCTTCTGCTGTTTGTTTATGTCGGTTCTATGTATCTGACGGAAATTCGGCCTTTACAGGAATTGGGTACAAACTTTGCAAATGTACTGAACGCTATTACCAAGACCAAAGAGATACTGAATATTCCGATTTATGAGGGTGGAACAGACTTCCCCCAAAAACATGATATTGAACTTCAGAATGTCCGATTTTCTTATGACGGCAAAACCGATGTACTGCATGGTGTCAACCTCAAAATCAATGATGGTGAGCGCATGGCTCTTGTGGGCCGATCTGGTGCCGGTAAAAGCACTGTGATTGAACTGATTTCCCGGTTCTACGATGTGCAGGAAGGAGAAGTGCTGATTGGCGGCAAAAATGTCAAGGAGCTTGACTACGATACCATTCTGAAAAATATAGCTATCGTATTTCAAAAGACCTTCCTCACCCGTGACAGCGTGCTGGAAAATATCCGTATGGGTAGTAACGCTACTCTGGAAGAAGTGCGGGCTGCCGCAAAAGAGGCACAGATTGATGACTTTATCATGTCCCTGCCGGATGGATATGACACAAAAGTGGGCAGTTTCGGCTCCCGCTTTTCTGGCGGAGAAAAACAGCGGATCGCGATTGCCCGCGCAATTCTGAAAAATGCACCTATCTTGATTTTGGACGAGGCCACAAGTGCCTCTGACCCGGAAAATCAGATGGAGATTGATAAAGCTATTCAAAATCTATGCAAAGGCAAAACAGTCATTGTAGTAGCACACCGTTTGAGTGCTTTGAAAATGTGCAACCGGGTGGCTGTGGTGGAAAACCATACAATTACCAACGTTGGCACCCATGAGGAAGTTCGGAAGACCAACGCCTACTATCGAAAAGCGTGGGATGACTACGAAACAGCCCGGAATATCACTTATCAGTTGGAGGGAGGCGAGCAGTATGAATGA